In a single window of the Bacillus rossius redtenbacheri isolate Brsri chromosome 8, Brsri_v3, whole genome shotgun sequence genome:
- the LOC134534801 gene encoding endocuticle structural glycoprotein SgAbd-3-like — translation MIKIVLCCCLAALACGAPAGPDGSTTTPVPIISQSNVVNGDGSFQNSYESGDGTKVEASGELKTVGPDGEVGEAVKGSYSFSIDGVLYSLTYTADENGFQPQADFIPTTPPIPEKILEALAYNAAHPEEDTPAPKSK, via the exons ATGATCAAGATC GTGCTGTGCTGCTGTCTGGCGGCGCTGGCCTGCGGCGCCCCTGCCGGTCCTGACGGCTCCACCACCACCCCGGTGCCCATCATCTCCCAGTCCAACGTCGTCAACGGCGACGGCTCGTTCCAGAACAG CTACGAGAGCGGTGACGGCACCAAGGTGGAGGCCTCCGGCGAGCTGAAGACCGTCGGCCCCGACGGCGAGGTTGGCGAGGCCGTCAAGGGCTCCTACTCCTTCTCCATCGACGGCGTGCTCTACAGCCTCACCTACACCGCCGACGAGAACGGCTTCCAGCCGCAGGCCGACTTCATCCCCACCACTCCCCCAATCCCGGAGAAGATCCTCGAGGCGCTGGCCTACAACGCCGCGCACCCCGAGGAGGACACCCCTGCGCCCAAGAGCAAGTGA